Proteins found in one Hippopotamus amphibius kiboko isolate mHipAmp2 chromosome 12, mHipAmp2.hap2, whole genome shotgun sequence genomic segment:
- the LOC130832652 gene encoding RING finger protein 11-like — MLRKLVKEPDGSRLSKHRTDHTPQPRKMGNCLKSPTSGDISLLHESQSDRASFGEGTEPDQEPPPPYQEQVPVPVYHPTPSQTRLATQLTEEEQIRIAQRIGLIQHLPKGVYDPGRDGSEKKIRECVICMMDFVYGDPIRFLPCMHIYHLDCIDDWLMRSFTCPSCMEPVDAALLSSYETN; from the coding sequence ATGCTGAGGAAACTAGTAAAAGAACCTGATGGGAGTAGACTGTCAAAACATCGCACAGATCACACACCCCAGCCCCGGAAGATGGGGAACTGCCTCAAGTCCCCCACTTCGGGTGACATCTCCTTGCTTCACGAGTCTCAGTCCGACAGGGCTAGCTTTGGCGAGGGGACGGAGCCGGATCAGGAGCCGCCGCCGCCATATCAGGAACAAGTTCCAGTTCCGGTCTATCATCCAACACCTAGCCAGACTCGCCTGGCAACTCAGCTGACTGAAGAGGAACAAATTAGGATAGCTCAAAGAATAGGCCTTATACAGCATCTGCCTAAAGGAGTTTATGACCCTGGAAGAGATGGATCAGAAAAAAAGATCCGGGAGTGTGTGATCTGTATGATGGACTTTGTTTATGGGGACCCAATTCGATTTCTGCCGTGCATGCACATCTATCACCTGGACTGTATAGATGACTGGTTGATGAGATCCTTCACGTGCCCCTCCTGCATGGAGCCAGTTGATGCAGCACTGCTTTCGTCCTACGAGACTAATTGA